One Halichoerus grypus chromosome 1, mHalGry1.hap1.1, whole genome shotgun sequence genomic region harbors:
- the LOC118548715 gene encoding uncharacterized protein LOC118548715, with translation MAASTLSVCSSDRSYGSRVCLPGSWDSCPDSSWQVDGCPESCCEPPCRAPSCCQSSGCTPASCLTLLCTPVSCGSSPCQSACTSSCRPPCCSSSPCQEACGASVCRTPACCEPVCCTPVCRTPACCQASPCSASSCCQQSSCQPSCCSSSPCQEACGASVCCTPVCCTPVCCTPVCCEPVCRTPACCEPVCRTPVCCTPVCCQTSPCSASSCCQQSSCQPPCCSSSPCQEACGASVCRTPVCCKPVCCTPVCCQASPCSASSCCQQSSCQPPCCSSSPCQEACGPSVCCTPVCCRPVYCTPVCCEASPCSAPSCCRPSPCSSSCCRPSSCVSLLCRPVGPRQACCVPASCQPSCCRRASCVSLLCRPVGPRQACCVPTSCQPSCCRRASCVSLLCRPVGPRQACCVPTSCQPSCCRRASCVSLLCRPVGPRQACCVPASAQKSCC, from the coding sequence ATGGCCGCGTCCACCCTGTCCGTCTGCTCCAGCGACCGGAGCTACGGCAGCCGCGTCTGCCTGCCCGGCTCCTGGGACTCCTGCCCCGACTCCTCCTGGCAGGTGGACGGCTGCCCAGAGAGCTGCTGCGAGCCCCCCTGCCGCGCCCCCAGCTGTTGCCAGTCCAGCGGCTGCACCCCGGCCTCCTGCCTGACCCTCCTCTGCACCCCCGTGAGCTGTGGGTCCAGCCCCTGCCAATCAGCCTGCACCAGCTCCTGCCGGCCCCCCTGCtgcagctcctccccctgccaggaAGCCTGCGGCGCGTCCGTCTGCCGCACCCCTGCCTGCTGCGAGCCCGTCTGCTGCACCCCTGTCTGCCGCACCCCTGCCTGCTGCCAGGCCTCACCCTGCTCAGCCTCCTCATGCTGCCAACAGTCTAGCTGCCAGCCCTCCTGCtgcagctcctccccctgccaggaAGCCTGCGGCGCGTCCGTCTGCTGCACCCCTGTCTGCTGCACCCCTGTCTGCTGCACCCCTGTCTGCTGCGAGCCCGTCTGCCGCACCCCTGCCTGCTGTGAGCCCGTCTGCCGCACCCCTGTCTGCTGCACCCCTGTCTGCTGCCAGACCTCCCCCTGCTCGGCCTCCTCATGCTGCCAACAGTCTAGCTGCCAGCCCCCCTGCtgcagctcctccccctgccaggaAGCCTGCGGCGCGTCCGTCTGCCGCACCCCTGTCTGCTGCAAGCCCGTCTGCTGCACCCCTGTCTGCTGCCAGGCCTCCCCCTGCTCGGCCTCCTCATGCTGCCAACAGTCTAGCTGCCAGCCCCCCTGCtgcagctcctccccctgccaggaAGCCTGCGGTCCGTCCGTCTGCTGCACCCCTGTCTGCTGCAGGCCCGTCTACTGCACCCCTGTCTGCTGCGaggcctccccctgctcagccccctcctgctgccggcccagcccctgctcctcGTCCTGCTGCAGACCCTCCTCCTGCGTGTCCCTGCTCTGCCGGCCCGTGGGCCCCCGCCAGGCCTGCTGCGTGCCCGCCTCCTGCCAGCCCAGCTGCTGCCGCCGGGCCTCCTGCGTGTCCCTGCTCTGCCGGCCCGTGGGCCCCCGCCAGGCCTGCTGCGTGCCCACCTCCTGCCAGCCCAGCTGCTGCCGCCGGGCCTCCTGCGTGTCCCTGCTCTGCCGGCCCGTGGGCCCCCGCCAGGCCTGCTGCGTGCCCACCTCCTGCCAGCCCAGCTGCTGCCGCCGGGCCTCCTGCGTGTCCCTGCTCTGCCGGCCCGTGGGCCCCCGCCAGGCCTGCTGCGTGCCCGCCTCGGCCCAGAAGTCCTGCTGCTGA